The Falco biarmicus isolate bFalBia1 chromosome 1, bFalBia1.pri, whole genome shotgun sequence DNA segment TGTGGAGGAAGCTGTAACCACCCATTTTGGCATTTCACAGGTTCAAAGGACTATTGCAAAACAGATTCAGATGGTAAAGCAGATTGGGAAAGGTCGCTACGGAGAAGTCTGGATGGGAAAGTGGCGTGGTGAAAAGGTAGCGGTGAAAGTGTTTTTTACCACGGAGGAGGCCAGCTggttcagagaaacagaaatctaCCAGACTGTCCTGATGAGACACGAAAATATCCTCGGtgagtgaaattaaaaagagtTGTTTGGTAGTATGCAGTTtaagtttaataatttttatttgctgttgtcTGATGCCCTTTCCTATGTGCTTTGTTacctgctgtgctttgcaaTTAGCCACCCAGCATGTTTCAGAAGACAGATGTTTCAAGAATtactgaaacataaaaaaaagttcaaaaataaTGAGGTTTGGGGACTGTTACTCCAAAGACCACATGTCTGTTTCTGCCACCTGTATTTCCATATCTGGGCTTTCTGAAAATATGTTAAAGGCTATGAGGTGAGGCATAGTTGCATGgaaggaagatgaaagaaatccaatatattaataaaataaaaatattgaagtgGCTGACAGTCCAGAGTTCTGAGCAGTCAAGAAAAGCCATGAGAAATATTAACTTgaaagtctctttttttttttttttttgcaggattCATTGCTGCAGACATTAAAGGTACAGGATCTTGGACCCAGCTGTATCTCATCACTGACTACCATGAGAATGGCTCACTTTATGATTATCTAAAATCTACTACCTTGGACACAAAAGCTATGCTAAAACTGGCTTACTCCTCTGTTAGTGGCTTGTGCCACCTGCACACTGAGATCTTCAGTACTCAGGGCAAACCTGCTATTGCCCACCGTGACCTAAAAAGTAAGAATATCCTGGTGAAAAAGAATGGTACCTGCTGTATAGCAGATTTGGGCTTGGCTGTTAAATTTATCAGGTGAGTAGAAGTAGGGAAGGTGAGAAGAGGTTGGTAAATCAGATGCAGACGCTGGTTTAATTGTCTGAGCAAGTGTGCGTGTGTGAGTAAGCATCTGCAGTGTATGTGTGCCTACCTTTCAGGTTATGCTCACCTGTATGTGAGGTGGGGATACCTGTGTGGGTGAGAATGTCACATATACACATAATGCAGGTGTATAAATAGTCACTTTTTAATTACTGAGCACATTAATTGCATTTGCGTAAAGGTTCTGTTTCCCTCACTTAGCCTTCAGTAGCAACCTGACTATTGCTACCACATGCTAAAAGGACGTAGCGCTGATAGGTTGAAGTCATGTCTGTAAACTTGTCACTGAAGCTTTCAGCTTGTCTGATCCAAGATAATTCACTCACAACCTATATAGAAAAATACTAATCATTTGCACAAGTTACTAATTGGGATTTATTGAAAAGCACCCCATTTGTGctgtcttttgtttcatttcctaCAAATCAAATTGCGAAAGTatagatttgattttttaaatggcttttaaatttgatttttaaaaaatggttgtGTGCTTAAACAGCTCAGAAAGAGCAGACAAGTAGGACTTATTCACTCCTGGGATTCATAAAGGATTCACTGCTGTCTGACATCTCTGTTCAAAAGGAGCTTGAGTTCTTGGCAGTGGTCCTGGTGGTGGAGACGTGTGTTACGGAGtctctgatttttctgtgcACAGAAACATGGCCGTAGACCGAAGGTTTCAGTTTCAGAAGTCAGCTTTGAAACCGTGCGCTCCCTGAAGTatcaaaaacaattttaagaaTTCTGTACAAATCTTGAACTGAAGTTGTTCAGTGTAAGGAAAGGCTGGGTTTATGTGCTTTTCCCACCATTCACTTATCTGCCAGGTTTTTGGCGAGGCTTTTCCTTTATGAACCTGACCTTTCTTTAGGAGATGggaaaggaatatttttactttgaggAACAGGGGCCTAGAAAACAACAACTTGGAAATACACAGTTCACTGTAAAAGTTTTAGGGAAGAAGTTCAGTCTTTGCAGGTGTGCCTTGCCTGACAAGTACAGAGCAGCACACTGCTTAGGTATGAACAGCGAAGAACTAGGAGCTACCAAGTGTTACTATAAAAGAAGGtgaaatataaatttattaCAGTCCAAATGAAATTTGTCTTACTTACTCTGCTTGTTTTCATACCAAATCATTCCTTAGACAGCATTTCTCAaccaggaacaaaaaaaaagagttgaaagggctgtgctctgctgaagctAATGAGTTTAGTAAAGTTCTCTGTATTTCTTAGTTTATTCGAAATATTGCAGGGTGGTGCAGGTCACTAGGTTTATGTTACATTCTTGGAGGTATACAGAAATGCGTATGTATAATTTAATGACTCTGTAGGTGACTGGTGATATCAGGCTCagctttttttgtcatttatataacagtaggtgaaaaaaaatgctgtaggtgaagaaaattacagaagtTTTATAGTTATTCTGTGAGATTTTGTTGTATCCATCATGTTTAATATATGTTTTGAAGGTGATAAAGGGAAACGGACCTTTTGAAGCAAACCATAATATATATCATATATTAAACTTTTAATGAATGTTAAAATTGATACAGCTGAATCTGagttaatcagaaaaaaaaagtcacataaTTAATGGGAATTTGCTTCCTGTTAGACATACATTGTCTCTTCTGGTCAACCTGTGAAGTGTGACACATTTGGTTAGTTTTTTTCACACATTTATATCTGTGTTTGCCATCTTGATGTGTAATGGTTGGGAGAGATCAAACACAATGCATGCAGGAAAAGTTGTTAAGACTTGTCTTTGCAGATCTGATTTGCTGTAGCTAAGTGATTCTGCCCCAGCTATTTAGTGTCCTCCATTAATTGCTAAGACTAAAGCATTAGGTGGTAGAGTATGCtggaaaaacagcatttaatgAAGATTTGATTGTTATCACCAGCCTTATTGCTCAGGCTAATGCTAATGAAATCTCACAAAAGTTACAGCATCCCTGTTGAGTCATCTCCATTGTGGTTCTTCATTGGAATACTTACCATAGCCTCAGGCGGCTCAGCCTTCTAAGGAGGGTTGCCTTCACACTAAGAGGCTTTCCGTGTACGAATTGTTCCATTAAGATTATGCATTACTTTTGACCTTGTTTGAGAGTGGATGTGGTATGAATCTACTACTTGTCCCATCTAAATTGCTTTCTCTTCAAGACACGTAATTGCATGTTTGAtgcccttttttcctcttctctcttttttttttttttttctagtgataCAAACGAGGTAGACATACCTCCAAATACCCGTGTAGGAACAAAACGCTATATGCCTCCTGAGGTGCTGGATGAAAGCTTGAACAGAAATCACTTTCAGTCATACATCATGGCTGATATGTACAGTTTTGGACTCATCCTTTGGGAGATAGCAAGGAGATGTGTTTCAGGAGGTAAAGGGTTGGGAGATTGCTTTTAATTGTGTCAGTGAAACCCATTTATAATCCAAATCTGGCATTACATCCTTTTCTCTGGGTAATTGCTTTTACTGTAATAAACAAAGGTGGATAAACAATACAGGTAACTCTTAATACCTATTCTCTTCCTGaaacttcttttaaagcatCAGTCAGTGCTAGTTCAACAGCGAAGATTTAGACTGTGTTTTAATGGCTCGTTTGAAAGCAGTGGACGCCTACATTGAAGAAGGTGTATGGAACATATTTGGGGGCCTTTTCCAATCATGACACATTTCTTCTGGTCTGGGGGTATTCAGCTAatttagcagaaagaaaatagggatttatttgttttgttagaATTTAATAGAAGGAGGAGGACGAACAACGTGGAGGTATGCTGTGccactatttaaaataaataatctgtttacaggacaagtaaaaaaaaaataatagagggAAGTGGCACTTGTTACATCATTGTCACACCAGTGATGtgcttcatttccttctgaTACCAGGCATTCAAATGTGGGGACAGCAAAGATAAGTCagtgcagccagctgcagaCTTGGGACATAGATCCATCCTTGTGTGTGTAGGCTATGTGTACTTTCTGCACATAGAGTTCAGTGTAGTGCAGAAATGATGGGTGTCATTACCTCTATTTTGCCACTGAGGAAAGTTAAATGCAGAGAAATAACTTGGCAGCAGTTACTTATCAGATTGGTGGCAAGTGAGAGTAGAGCACGTCTCTCTCGGGTCTATCCTACCTTCACCAGACTTTATGGATCTTTAAAGCCTGCAGTATTGTGCTGCATGCTCACTCTGTGCTTTCCCTAGAGGAGCTGAATTTCACTGATGAGCAACATGATCCCTGTGTTTACAAACTGGTAAAGTGTATTGCAATGATGTGATGTCaatctgtaatatttttgcCATCATCGCTGTGCACAAAGAATGGTGCCTTGCCATGTTCtgaaaaggcacagaaatgcCCTTTAATATATATCAGGTCCACTGATAAGAGAGAGAGACCTAATTCAAGGTTAATTCCCTGCCAAATTACTCTAATACGGGCTCTATGTTACTAGTTTTTTCTGTGATCACTTACTGGAGATTGCTGGACTGGACAGCAGTGGTAGAAACTGTCTTGCTTGGCCAGTAGCTGTGCTTTCTGATTAGGACACCTGGCCAGTCTTTACAGGGCAGTGGTTACATTGGAACTTGTCTGTGGAATAAACTTCTAGGGCAGGGGCGTCCTGTTAAGAAGTACGTCTGTTAAACAGTATGGCCAATCTGTTACAAAATGGGAGGGGAACAGGGTAGTGGGAGTTGTCTTCTGCAAGTGACAGGCAACTAATTGCTTCTTCCAGGAATAGTTGAGGAATACCAGCTTCCGTACCACGACCTTGTGCCCAGTGACCCCTCGTACGAGGACATGCGGGAGATTGTGTGCATCAAGAGACTGCGCCCTTCCTTTCCCAACAGATGGAGCAGTGATGAGGTATCGTCCCCCTTAAAATGCAGCTTGTGTTTTTTAatcagagtgagtgagtgaggtTGACCTAATTCTGCATCATTTTGAGTGAGGCGGAGCTTTACTACTGGTGCTAGCACCAGTCCTAGTGTAACAGGGCTTGGGAAAGAGCCCAGCCCTCTGCAGGTTTCGGAGCCATGGGGGCCATAGGCTGCGATACTTGCAAGTGGGTTCCTTGTGTGCTGTTTACCAGATCCCACAGTGATAGCAGGCTGTGCTCAGACCTTCTTAGTCTCTTTTCCTCTTGCACTCATTTTGTGTTCTGCTCCCAGCATTAATAGCATTAAATCATTGGCTAGGCaaaaattttgaaagagaaattattttgtagcGTACAGTGTAGCGGCAGCGTCCTTGGTGtaccagcagctgcttcagcaaGTACTGATGTGTGGGGCTGCAAttccagcttttttcctttttattttttaaagagggAGAAATCTCCCATCTCTTTGAAATGGAATGAGcatacagcttttctgtgatgACAGGTGTGCATGACTTTACCATGATTTTACACTAACATGAGCTTACGATAATAGTTTCACTCTTACGGTATTGATATGCAATAGTACTGACCACAGTAGCTGGGCTGCCCTAGGGGCATTGATCATTCACCCCTTTACATCTTACAGAAAGCAGTGCTCACGTACCTCTTCATGTTTTAGCAAAGAGGGCTACAGATGTGGCCTTTTGGAGTAGATGTAGGACCCAGAAAATGCTTTCCAGAATAAAATGAGAAGGTTGAGAGAGCTGGGGAAGAATCTCGACTCTCTCTGCTGAGCATCTGTAACAAAGCAAAGTTGTGCTCATGAGAATGAGATCGAAGATGAACGGTTGAGGTACCACAGGAAAACCTGCTGACTGCTCTCAAGATGCTATAGAGGAGAGGTCATTAATCATGTTAATTGGTACAGTTTAATGTTGTTCAGTTTTCTACAGGCACAGAAGACAACTGCCGTTTGGGAGTAGCAGTGTGTAGATGAATATTCTGCAGATAGATGAAAGATTTAAGTGGCATGAGATGTAGGCAGTTTGGGAATGtgagggaaaataaaaccacctcCCTGGAAGGCTTGAGGACTCGTGCCACAGCCAGTGTGGGAAGATCTAACCAAGACTCAGCTGCCTCATCCTCTCCCTAGCCAAATCCCTCTGAGCCTGCAGTCCAGGAATGGGAACACCAGAGGACATGCTGTTAGTATCGATCCCAGCAAGGGCTTGTGTGAGGTGGCACACAGTGTGTGTTTGGTCTGCTACCACACATATCGAAGATTGGGGAGGCTTGTCGAAAAAACTGTACTTGATTAATTGGCTAGCCTCATCCAGGCATTCTGGTGATGAGAGGCAAACTTGTTAGTGCATAAAACCTGTGTATCATCGAAGTGTCTTtataaaaatctgcattaatCTGAAATGTATTAGGCTGCTCTGGGCACTAAGCCTTACAGGGTCTGCACTGCTTCTGGGCCAGGAGCCTCATGAAAAAAGGGAGCAAGTTGGATGAGGTGGAAAACTTGTGTTTTCCTACTGTAGCAAGCAAATCTCCAGGCAGCGTCAGTCTGTAGGCTGACGGGGTCATCACCCAGCTGTGGTGGCTTATGTGGTGCTTTATGTTTGGAAGCCGGTGGTAGACGCAGGACAGGGATGTATGCTCCTTTTCCAGGATGTCAAAGGCAATGCTGAGGTGCTGCCAGCAAGAGAATTGTTGCTGGGAGCCAGACAAGGGTCTGGCTCTGTTTTGGAAGCGAGACAGGGCAGAGCCAAGCCAGGTGCTCGCAGGTGGCTTTCCAGCAAGGGTGTCCGGGAGGGAGCCATGAGTGCATGCTCCCACTGGGCTGTATCCTGGGGGCTGGTCACTggctgaggaaaacaaattcCACTGAATTTGTAAAGCGAAGGGCTCGCTGTACAGAGCCATGCTTTTGCAGGTCAGGCTGCCTGAGTTTGGGGAAGGGGAAATAAGAAAAGTGCTTTTGtggtattgaaaaaaaaaaaaagcatacagcCAAGTCTAGACTATAACTTGtcataaattataaaaataattgccaTGTTTGGAGAACTCTCAAcaatatacagaaaacaaaagctgttgaACCAGGTACCAGTAGTACCAGGCAGCATGCtatctttttttgtcttcccttAGAAAAGACCTTATCTCTTCAGTTTCCTTCCACTGACACAGGTGGGACTTTCCCGTTTCTCTCTGCAGTGCCTACGGCAGATGGGGAAACTCATGATGGAGTGCTGGGCTCACAACCCTGCCTCCCGCCTCACAGCCCTGAGGGTCAAGAAAACACTTGCCAAAATGTCAGAATCGCAGGACATTAAACTCTGACTCAGCCGGAGGCAGCTCTTGTGAAGGCCCATGGAAACGGACTTTCTTGTGCAGGCAGAAGTCCTGAAGAGGTATTGAAATTCTTTGCTAATAAGTACCTTGAATGCAGTCATGCTTAAGAGCAGCTGTAAGTTTGTTTGACAACTTTTGAGGAGACTATCCTTTGCGAaaatcagctgaattttgacaTACAAGATTGGAAGAGGCTTCTCTGCCCTTGTTTACACAGGGAAATACAGTTTTAGTAACTGGTTAAAGATTATGCATGTTGCTTTCCATGAAAGCcacttattattttattattattattgttattattattattttgattgtttaaaaaagatactgctttaaattttatgaaaataaaacttttggTTAGAAGTAAAAAAGATGTATattgttacattaaaaaaattggaGGAAACGgtgctgaaaatgaaagtaaagcaactttttcatttataaagaGACTATTGCACTCCAGTGTTTAACAAAAAAGGTGAGTGGGTCTGTGCAGCTCAGAGGACCTGTAATGGAAACTGTCTTAAAAGTCTCCTACCTGCGGAGATGACTTCCCATAGCCCTGCGCATGCAAGCAGTTCTCACAGTACAGAGATGGAGCCCAGTTACATCTCTGCCATCATCAGCACGGGCAGCTGGGTTCCTGTGGGTGGCCTGTTGCAGGGGATGTCATGCTTCATTTCAGATAATTGGGAGACATATGAATATAGTTTGGTGTGACTTGTTTGAAGAAGCTCTTCATGTTTCCAGGAAATCTGATGGATATATGGTACCAGCATGGTAAACAAGTGCCCCTTTTCttggcgcttttttttttttttcttttcttctttcttttcccccactgcaaaataaagtattttgtgTGTGAGTGGAACTTAAGTACATATTTGGATCCACTGGTGAATTTGAAACTGCTGTGACCTACATACACAACTGTTGGGCAAGAGGAAATTCCTTGTGAGAAAAAATTAACTTGTTCTTTCATCCGTGTAAAGGTGAGCTATCCATCTacaactgcagctggaaaaaaaccctaatctgttttcctttatttaaggGAAAGTGAAAAACCTCAAAATTTCCGATTTTTTGGGGtggcaatcttttttttttatttttaagataagGAGACCTGATGCCTCCTGTCTGACAGGGAAGGAGCATGGGGCTTGGGTGGGCGATGAGAGCTGGGCAACACAGCCAGCAGTGGGCGGGTGCCTCCAGCAGTTCTCCCACTGCAGTGAGGCCGCACAAATCAAACCATTTGGCTCAAGCTTCATCTGCCTTACTATTTCAGGTGGCCTTCCAGCAGCCTCCATGCCTCTGGGAGCCACTACGCAGTAGTAACAGACTCCTCCTACAAGCCGGGGCTGTGTGGCATTGTGGTTCCCAGCAAGAAGAGCTTTTAGGGGAGAGGAGCAATGGgagaaatatttactgtttttcctcattccttcttcccagggctgcagcagttGCTGCAACGTTAATGCTACAGAAGGGGAAATAAGAGGTGAAATGTTCCctgtgaattattttctttggaaaggtCTCTGTTCTTCATCAGATTATCAAAGCTGAGCTGTATGGGAGTTACCATTTTACCCTTCTTTACCcttctttgattttttaaaacttttttctctgtctACGTCCTGTTTCACTATATGGTGTTcagtttaattttgaaataagtcCTTACTAATGGTGCTTTGATTATGCTAAGCCtatttcagaactgaaataattgCCATGCTGGATTTAGCCTCAGCATTTCTGTAATGCGTCTTTTTTTGGACAGAACTGATTTATTTGTGGTAGGTAGGTGTATAATTGGGGTTTAGCTTCATGGCTCCCTGAAGGTATTTCTAGCtggaaaaatttccattttatacTTTCAAGctaacagagaaaaatgtgcAGGTTCAAGAGAACCAGCAGTAACTCCATGATTATAGGTGTTAAAAAGTTTAATCAGAGGATTTTTATTAATTAGAATGCTTCCGCAGTCCAgtttccctgcctgcacccaaaAGTACCAAgcaatacaaaaagaaaatctctgagATTTAATAGTGCACCAAACCCTAACGCCCAGAGGGGTAATGCTGATTTCCCCTGTCCTTAAAAAACAGCTCCCTgcgtggctgggagcagagTCTGCTCCTCTCCTTGGCTGCCTTGGCTTGAAGATTTGTGGCCCAAAATGAGGAGGACAGCCCAGCTGCTCTTCACCTTTTTGCCTTAGTGAATGGAGCCCTGAGGTTTCTACTGGTAACTCCTTGTGCCTTCATTCCCATTCATAAAAAACAGCACAGCCCCGAGGAACTGGAGTTTCTTGGCTGCGATGGGACTGTTGActttggcagcagctgggagcaggctCCATCGATCCCACCTCTGAGCCTAGTCCCTGCAGGTCCCAAGTAAGTGGTCATGCACCAGGGATGCCTCTTCCCCCTTAGTTGTGTTTCACATCTGCATTCTtcaaattgatttttattttattttttattttttaaattatgatgGCCCTCCCCAGAAGTGTTTTGGAGGGTGCTTTGCTGGCTAGAGGAGACAAAGCATGTGATGCCCCTGGCAGCTGCCATCACTGTGTTGCGAGAGAAAGGGCCAGTCACTGGTTTTCTGAACAagtcttactttttttttggtccgAAAGAAAGGGATCTAAGATACTGGTTGATAGGTTACATAAAGTGTGTATGTTAAGTGTTCAAGtttatgtgttttaaatatatatatatatatatatatttatatatatatatattcagtcGGGAGTCTGGAATAACTCCAGTATGTGGATTAAGAGTAAACTATTACGGATGATAAAGcactaaataaaacataatatttatttatgaaaatgcaTAAATGACAAATCACTGCAATGGTGCTatataggaaaataaatatacctatatgtatatataggGAGACACACTCTGAGAAAGCAAAGGATCTGAAGTTGTATAACTAGTGCTGCCCATTTTCTCCCAGATTTTACTCTCAAATCTCCTGCCCACTGTAATTGATGCTATTGTAAAGGGATATTCCGAGGGCCAGAAAACAGCCTGCGGCAAGCGTGGAAGTCATTTGTTCTAGCACTGTGACATTTGAGTTACTGTGTGCATGGTTGACTTTCTGCAACACTCAACATGTAATTATTATGGTTTCAGCAAGTACAGTGACTACGGGTTAGTACATTTATTTTGCCAGATGTGGACTTTTAATGTCACTTCCAGGTTTTGGTAGTTTCACAGTGCACATCAACGAGGGCTTGGAAGTCAGCGGTGAAGATAATTGTGGCTTCAATGCCCACAGGTCTGGAAATCAAGTTTTCAGATGTAAATCACTGAAGGAAGTTTAGTTTAGTGACTTAATGGCATAGATAAGATGGCATAGGTaagtgggggaagaagaaaaaaaaaaaaatcccacaaaaccaaaaggaagaGAGATGCCATCTGGCAACTGCTATCCTTTCTGTAGCACAAAGTTATTTCTATTAAAGAAAAGATTGACAATGTAAAGACTAAAAGACgaatttgtgttcttttttgaGAACCAGTGCCTTATTAGACCTGTAAATATTGTAATTAGAAAACCTGGGGAACAAACTGTGTTATGTTGTACTTGTTCAAATTGTATATGGTTGTTTTAACATTCCCCCCCCCAATAAAATTGTTTCCATTTCCCCATGACAAAGATTGCTTTTACTTCTATTTACTTTCCCTGTGCTTGAAGAGCACCGCCCTTGGATTTCATTTCCTTGACTAGATTATTTTGACTGTGcctcattttatttatttatttttataagatTTTTCCTCTgagcaaacaagcaaacaagtAACCAAAAGATGTTGCATATGTTTCCACTGGCATAAAAAAGCATCACTCTTTTCACAActcagtgaaaaagaaatagtaattaaaatagTGTTATCACTAATAGAGCAGTCACTCACATTTTGTGGCTGATTATGTAAATCTATAGAAATTTGGCATTCGCATAATATTTTTGTGagcccccctcctccctttttccccccacgTATTTATGAAGTCCAGCTACTGCTTTTAATAGCACAAGAAGCACAGGAGTTAATCTGTGCACAGACTAAAGGTAGATTTTCCAGCCCCAtgcttcagcagaaaaatagtTGCAGCCTACATACACTGCATCGGCAAAAATGTGGTGTTGCTTAATGTTGAGAGATGTTGGAGCATATGTATCTCTACAGATagatatttgtatgtatttgtatttacagCCTGAGGTCTCTTGTTCTGCGGTGCCGTGTTGCAGCATGCAGCATTCAGCTCAGCGTTTCCAAACGTGTAATTACCTTGCTGCTTATTTTC contains these protein-coding regions:
- the BMPR1B gene encoding bone morphogenetic protein receptor type-1B, coding for MPLRSSGKLSMETRKEDGESTAPAPPQKKLSCQCHHHCPEDSVNSTCSTDGYCFTIIEEDESGGHLVTKGCLGLEGSDFQCRDTPIPHQRRSIECCTGQDYCNKHLHPTLPPLKNRDFAEGNIHHKALLISVTVCSILLVLIIIFCYFRYKRQETRPHYSIGLEQDETYIPPGESLKDLIEQSQSSGSGSGLPLLVQRTIAKQIQMVKQIGKGRYGEVWMGKWRGEKVAVKVFFTTEEASWFRETEIYQTVLMRHENILGFIAADIKGTGSWTQLYLITDYHENGSLYDYLKSTTLDTKAMLKLAYSSVSGLCHLHTEIFSTQGKPAIAHRDLKSKNILVKKNGTCCIADLGLAVKFISDTNEVDIPPNTRVGTKRYMPPEVLDESLNRNHFQSYIMADMYSFGLILWEIARRCVSGGIVEEYQLPYHDLVPSDPSYEDMREIVCIKRLRPSFPNRWSSDECLRQMGKLMMECWAHNPASRLTALRVKKTLAKMSESQDIKL